A window of Epinephelus lanceolatus isolate andai-2023 chromosome 3, ASM4190304v1, whole genome shotgun sequence genomic DNA:
ATACATGTATTTAATGCATTTGAATGTTTGTTCTCATACAAACATGGACTGTGGGAAACTGATCAGTGGTTTGTTCAGAATGAAAAGAGCGTGTAGGTCTTAAATCTACGTATTAAAGTGCTGAAGTGTCACATCTACCGTCTGCTGAAACAGTAGATTTAGCTGTGACCTTTTAAGTCTCTTCAAACTTGTTCCCTGTCAATGATGGAGAAATCATTGCATGTATATCTACCAACACCGACAAAACGCTGCATGGGTGCAGATATAAGACAGATATAGATGCGTGTTTTCAAAGGCCTCATTCCCGTAAGAAAGCTATTAAACTGAGCATGTGTGAGTATTTCAGTGACAGTTTTCATGAATGTTTTGCATCCACCTTGCCAGCCCTGTAAGATCCAACTATATTCACATAAATGTGTCTTGGGGGAGAGCTTGGTGGATGtgttgaaataaagaaaaatagtcCCTATCTGTTTCCTTTACTCATTTGGGACAAAAACAATGCAGATGGCCAGACATGAAGTGATGGGATTCGAAGTGTGTCAATGATGCGTGGcttagaaagaaaaagaaagaaacatgacATAAAAGCATTGTTAACTTCCGTGGAGGTGTTCCTGGTCCTACACTCTGATTTTAAACTTTGATTTTTGAACAGATTTCGGCTATAAAAGGTCTGAAGTTACCCTCAGCTTCCAGTGAGTCTAAATCTATCTGAAGTAGAGTGGAAAAAACAGGATTAAGGAAGTCAATGCACTGTACCACATGAACTGTATAAATACCACAGGAGGagtaacacacacgcacacatacgcgcacacacacaagcccaaggacacacactggcacacacttgcacacagacacacatatagAGAAAATAAAGTCTATTTTTCACTGTTCCAAAGTCGCTCACTCTTTGATACAGTGTACAGTATCTTTGTTTCACCCCATACAGACTGCTCTCACGCCAAGGAATGCAAGAATACACATAAAGATATTAAAATGGACTGATACTGTTCAACTGCAATTATAATGGGTTTAGTAAAAATGACAGTCTCTGCAAGCCAAGATGTGAATGCTTAATCATAAccacaacaataacaatggaaTTATTATAATCTTTGGACTGCCAATTCTCCCTAAATGTTTGTTAGTACAACTATACAGACGTTTTTCAAAGAaagtctttctttctgtcaagGGCTCGtaacaagtttaaaaaaatacacatatgtatatatatatatatatatatatatatatatatatatatatatatatatatatatatatatatatatatatatatatatatgtccaCCTGCACATGACACTGAGTGTATGTGTTTCAAAGGCAATTCTTAGTAAGGGGTAACCATGAGCAGAAGGCAGAGTAGTAGGGGCGTAATAGTCCAAACAGAAGGCCTAGGAAGTCCAGCGATAAAGTGAGCACAAGTCAGTAGAAAGTTGCTGATCCCAGGTGAGAGTTACTGTTCAGTGTCCTGGGGGATAAAGAGTGAAAGGAAATAGGAGCACTGGTCCCAGTTATGTGGCAGAATGTGTGAACGGAGGCGTacgacagagggagagaagttCATTGATTGGTTGGTGCATCCAAGAAGGGGAGTCGGGGATTCAGGGTGTTGATATGAGGTCACTCGGAATCCCGCTGGACCTCAGAGGCATCGGCTCGACAGATAGGGCAGGTTCGGTTAGCCTGGAGAGAACGAAAAATAAGGAGGTGAGCGTTAAACcgataaaaacacatttatctaAAATATGAATACATATTAGATGTGAACACCACGGTTAAAAAAGTGTTGAATTTTTGTTTATGGAAGCCGTTTAGAAGTCAGCTGATTAAAAGCCCAGTCACACCAGAATTTAAGGACTTGCACTGTAGCAATCAAGGATCTGCTTATAGGAGCATGAAGTAAATCTGACACAAATTTCAATTTTTGTAAACGTAGACACCCAAATTTACAGCACTGACCAACAGCAAGCTATAGCTACACCAATATCTGTCAAATATCAGTTTTGACATTGCTGATTTCAAGAGTCTAAATCCCATGAAGCTATCATCGCTTATTAGCTGTGTCGCTCCATCTTCTTCTATTGAACCGTTATATATATTACATGTCAGAGTGAAAACTGCTCCACCAACAGGAATGGTTTGTAAACAGTATGAGACAGGAGTTGATGGTAGCTATGGATGGAAGCTAAATGTCTGCTAACTGTCAGTTAGCTAGCTTGTTAACTCAGAAAGCCTTTTTCTCCCTTCAATAATTAAATGAAAAGATGTAATATCCTGAAAACTAAACACCAGGGCCCTGTACtgatgaaacagaaacaagcCCAGAGAGTTATTGTGACAGACTAGTGGTAGCATGTTCCAGCTGGCAAGCATGTCAGCCATTTACTCACTATCTACAGTAGTTCGCCAACTAGTCCTGTGGGTAGTCGCTACATTACCAAGCTTCCAGAATTAAATGTTATGCAAAGACACATGGATGAATTTCACTGTGTAACTATCTGGTGAGACCTGGCTTTAAGGGCAAAGTGGGAAACAGTCCATACATTTACAGTTACCCAAATAGCTGAGTGTCTTTACTCACCTTGAGCCACTTGTCTACACACTTGGCGTGGAACTCGTGATTACACGGCAAGACCCTCAGGAGCTGGCGAGACTCAAAGTCACACATACATACCACACACCTGGAAAACAAAGCAAGGTTGGTGTCATTTAAAACAGCATCTTGTACACACCTACAGCCACCCACATGAAAGATTCTTCACCACATTAGAATTTTTAAAGGCAGAAAGGTACTCACAGTGTTTGCTCAGACTGATGGTTGTTGGAGTTGAACCTGTATGATGGAAGCTGTTCTATATCTGCCTTAGTAAGACCACGGGGCTTGGCCTCTCCTAGACGTTCTGCGAGGTTCAAAAGGGCCTGAGGGGTTCACACAGAAATATTAAGTTTAGAGAACAAAGTTCTGGCCATGTTCATAAACTGTTAAAGCTGTATGGAAACTGACAGGTAGCAACTGGATAACAAATTATACATGTGTTATATATGGGATGAGAACAAAAGTCCCTTATAAAGACTTCAATGAAATCCTACCTTGTaccatgtattattattactatttttttaatgtactgaATGCTGCTGAATGCTATGGCTACAATTTGTCTTACCTCATAGTTCTCCACCTCTCCGTCGTCTACATCCAGCTCTAGGTTGATAGTGGGGGCCACATTTGGGGGCATAGGAAGCATGGACCTGTATTTGGAAGacaaggtacacaaaattaattTGATACGTCTCTGTGCTATATTCAAATTAATTGCAAATTTACCTGGGCAGTTCCAACATACATTTGAGGAAGTGAAAAACACTTACAGGAAGTAAGGCAGGAAGCTGGGGTGGTATGGTGATGGCGGTACAGCCTGCTGAGAGCGGTATCGCCGGCTTGTGAATCGTCGAGGCATAAAGTGGGGATAGGGCTGTGAAAGGtgggacaaagaaaagaaaatcaatttattCAACCAAGCGTTAAAGCTTCATTTTACCATAACTGTATATTATAATCCAaacaaatgatgatgatgtcatggtaATGAATTTGTACTCACCACTGTAAAGAGCTCCTGCGACAGGGGGTCATGGTGTGAAAGGAACTGGAGGGGGGTGGAGGGCGGCAGAGTGGAGGGAggctggtggtgatggtggtggtgatggtgggcATAGCTGAAGCCTCCACCTACTGAAAGCTGCTCTCCTAGAAGCTCAACCTCATTTTCAATCCTTTGTAAGGGCTGAGAAGAAACACACTACGTTATCAATTATGTCATGATAGTGGTGGCACAATAACTGGGCCAAAGGTattttaatgataataaattaataatttctaGGTAGAAGATATCCCGCTGTTATCGGACAAGAAAACTATCACACCTGGGGATTCATTATTAGTTAGAATTGCTTTTTAGGTCTACAATTACTAGTTAGCAAACAAAAACTTCACCCATATTAATGGTTTCCTTTTTACAAACCCAAGTTCATGTGTTGGCGTTATTTTTCGCACAGAATAAcccaagtaaaaataaataaataccagataaactataaaaacataaacCATCCACGTACCGATCGTGGCTGCTGCGTCTGGAAAGGCAGGAACTGTCCGGGTGTGGGGAGATGGGGTGGGTGGTGGGAGAGGTGGGGTGGATGTGGAAGCAGGAACTGAGGGTCACTGGACAGCAGCGAGGGAAAGGCATACGGCACCGGCAAATGTTGCATTGAACACGCCGGTAGCATCTGGAAAAGTGGTGGAGAAcaagagaaaggaaagaaaatgagaaacattttaaatgcatgtgcAATGTGCCATATATTGCCACAAGGTGGCAGCCAAGACCTGGAAGATAATAAGCCCCCTCAGACAGGGAGCCATTCTGTAGGTTTACTTTTACCCCACTTTCCTTTTGAGAACTTTTTCTGTGGTTAAGTTGAAAGTAAGACTGTGCAGCACAAAGTGTACTGTTTTTATTAGCAAGCAAACCCACACACTCCTACAAACTGCACGCTGCTGTGTTCCTCTCACCGGGTGGTAGTGTTGTCCAGTGCTGAAGACCACACTGCAGGCGGGGACTTGTTGTTGTGAAGAACAGGTAGGGGGAAGGTGCTGGCCACTACACAAAGGTGCTGCGAGACCGTGTGGAGGGACTGGGGTCACTGTGTAGGAGACTGGTACACTGGCCTGCTGCAGCTAAGGGAGAAAACACACCACAGTTAATATGCagcctctcactctctctctctctctctctctcacacacacacacacacacacacacaaacaatgtcTCATGTCAGTCTCACACATAACTTGAAAGTATTTGCAGACTTACCTGTTCATGCAAGTCCATGACCATGGCTCCTTGCTGTTGTTGCGTTGCGTGATGCTgttgctgatgatgatgatggtgatgatgatgatgggggtggtggtggtggtgagcaGCCGGGTGCAGTAGTCGCGGCGACAAGGTGGGAGGGTGGAAAGCTCGGGGCTCCTCCAAACTTGCGCCCGCACCTCCAGTTGTGGGAGGCTGGCCGTAGGCACTGGGCGTGTGGGTTGGGTATGTCTGGTGTGTGGAGGGATGGAGGTTGTGGTGGTAGTTTTCATCCTGGTGCTCTGATGGTGACAGACGAGGTGCGGGGCCTTGGGTGGAggggtggtgatgggg
This region includes:
- the rnf38 gene encoding E3 ubiquitin-protein ligase RNF38 → MPIAAAGQPTTQEPRVCPRLPSTPEPVPKGADLFDEAGAAESAERTEYGGAEGGRGLGGYSYSQSGARGFVQPGSTNGSPPQSPAASSSFLFHPLHHPHQMAMEPPRTRSRSRSGYYQQYGGGNGNGITGSGVMGSNHHHHHLHHQQQQLHPQQQHGAGCAPLGAHSNHPENQSRAPGSNASSGIQRLPSVPGAHRIPAAGASGGSYHCHPDHAYGEESDKSEESPSPKRQRLSSQSVLEQLTSSAPPPSTPSPPIRPWESGPPSRRQPHPHTHYHQERCLTPARHRRSPPARRQRGRLSRPTRHLPPHHHPSTQGPAPRLSPSEHQDENYHHNLHPSTHQTYPTHTPSAYGQPPTTGGAGASLEEPRAFHPPTLSPRLLHPAAHHHHHPHHHHHHHHHQQQHHATQQQQGAMVMDLHEQLQQASVPVSYTVTPVPPHGLAAPLCSGQHLPPTCSSQQQVPACSVVFSTGQHYHPMLPACSMQHLPVPYAFPSLLSSDPQFLLPHPPHLSHHPPHLPTPGQFLPFQTQQPRSPLQRIENEVELLGEQLSVGGGFSYAHHHHHHHHQPPSTLPPSTPLQFLSHHDPLSQELFTVPYPHFMPRRFTSRRYRSQQAVPPSPYHPSFLPYFLSMLPMPPNVAPTINLELDVDDGEVENYEALLNLAERLGEAKPRGLTKADIEQLPSYRFNSNNHQSEQTLCVVCMCDFESRQLLRVLPCNHEFHAKCVDKWLKANRTCPICRADASEVQRDSE